A stretch of Candidatus Methylomirabilota bacterium DNA encodes these proteins:
- the pssA gene encoding CDP-diacylglycerol--serine O-phosphatidyltransferase, with protein MTRTGDRRTHLSMIRGFHLADFLTLGNAACGVLAVFAVMRYVETGDLQRLLIATGLVPLALVLDILDGRVARGRRRHSAMGRELDSLADVISFGMAPAAIAYGAGMKGLWDVVILVYFVACGVSRLARFNVTAEELAAGTDKVEYFEGTPIPTSVVLVLIVAVSAWFGRLGDALVFGAVRLGPGQLHPLTLLWALSGSLMVSKTLRIPKL; from the coding sequence ATGACGAGGACGGGCGACCGGCGTACCCATCTGTCGATGATCCGCGGGTTCCACCTGGCGGACTTCCTCACGCTCGGCAACGCCGCCTGCGGCGTGCTCGCCGTCTTCGCGGTCATGCGGTACGTCGAAACGGGCGATCTCCAGCGGCTCCTGATCGCCACGGGGCTCGTGCCGCTCGCCCTCGTCCTGGACATCCTGGACGGGCGGGTCGCTCGCGGCCGCAGGCGGCACTCCGCCATGGGGCGCGAGCTCGACTCGCTGGCCGACGTCATCTCGTTCGGCATGGCCCCCGCAGCGATCGCCTACGGCGCCGGGATGAAGGGGCTGTGGGACGTCGTCATCCTGGTCTACTTCGTCGCCTGCGGCGTCAGCCGGCTGGCCCGCTTCAACGTCACGGCCGAAGAGCTCGCCGCCGGGACGGACAAGGTCGAATACTTCGAGGGCACTCCCATCCCGACCAGCGTCGTCCTGGTCCTGATCGTCGCCGTCTCAGCCTGGTTCGGCCGCCTCGGCGACGCCCTCGTGTTCGGCGCGGTTCGCCTGGGTCCCGGGCAGCTTCACCCCTTGACCTTGCTCTGGGCACTCTCCGGCTCGCTGATGGTCAGCAAGACACTCCGCATCCCGAAGCTCTAG
- the recQ gene encoding DNA helicase RecQ, with protein sequence MIQTEFLHETINRVWGYDRFLPLQREAIACVLDGRDSVVVLPTGGGKSLCYQAPAVYLRRLAVVVSPLIALMKDQVDGLAQAGVPAAFLNSSQSGAERAAVAAGLAAGRHQLLYVAPERLVMDGFLERLGRARPAFFAVDEAHCISQWGHDFRPEYRQLRVLREAFPDVAVHAYTATATPPVRTDIVAELRLRDPAVLVGSFDRPNLMYRVQARTDRLAQVLAAIGRHRGQAGIVYCIRRAEVDEVTAALARRGLRALRYHAGLADDERRANQDAFVNERADIVVATVAFGMGIDRSNVRYVIHAGMPKSLEHYQQEAGRAGRDGLEAECLLLHSGSDYGLWKSVLTAGGVEPPPAALRKLGEMYAFCQDAVCRHRALATYFGQPYEGSSCGACDVCLGETVAADDAGSVALKILAGVAELRGRFGATHVADVLAGAATGRIGQLGHDRLEAYGTLRGEKKSQVRAWIDQLMAQGHLARSDDEYPTLLITESGRRALGGESRPAPLTTAGKAPAPVGPAPARGPTREGRVDRAAEVSDGELFETLRALRRQVAEERGVPPYLIFSDASLRDMARRRPATPEQFRDVKGVGDWKLATFGERFLAALRDAGARVVSVQPTQDAGGKLS encoded by the coding sequence ATCATCCAGACCGAGTTCCTGCACGAGACCATCAACCGCGTCTGGGGCTACGATCGCTTCCTGCCCCTGCAGCGCGAGGCCATCGCGTGCGTTCTCGACGGGCGGGACTCCGTCGTCGTGCTACCCACGGGCGGCGGCAAGTCACTGTGCTACCAGGCGCCCGCCGTGTACCTGCGTCGCCTGGCCGTCGTGGTGTCGCCGCTCATCGCCCTCATGAAGGACCAGGTCGACGGCCTCGCCCAGGCGGGCGTGCCAGCGGCCTTTCTCAACAGCAGCCAGAGCGGCGCCGAGCGCGCCGCGGTCGCGGCGGGCCTGGCCGCCGGTCGCCACCAGCTGCTCTACGTGGCGCCGGAGCGGCTGGTGATGGACGGCTTCCTCGAGCGGCTGGGCCGGGCTCGGCCGGCCTTCTTCGCGGTGGACGAGGCGCACTGCATCAGCCAGTGGGGCCACGATTTCCGGCCGGAGTACCGGCAGCTGCGCGTGCTGCGCGAGGCGTTTCCCGACGTGGCCGTGCACGCGTACACGGCGACGGCCACGCCACCGGTGCGAACCGACATCGTGGCCGAGCTCCGATTGCGGGATCCCGCGGTGCTCGTCGGCTCCTTCGATCGGCCTAACCTCATGTATCGCGTGCAGGCGCGGACCGACCGGCTGGCCCAGGTGCTGGCCGCGATCGGGCGCCACCGCGGGCAGGCCGGGATCGTCTACTGCATCCGACGTGCCGAGGTGGACGAGGTGACCGCCGCGCTCGCCCGTCGCGGCCTGCGGGCGCTCCGCTACCACGCCGGGCTGGCCGACGACGAGCGGCGGGCCAATCAGGACGCCTTCGTCAACGAACGGGCGGACATCGTGGTGGCCACCGTGGCCTTCGGCATGGGCATCGACCGCTCCAACGTGCGCTACGTCATCCACGCCGGGATGCCGAAGTCCCTCGAGCACTACCAGCAGGAAGCCGGCCGCGCCGGCCGAGACGGCCTCGAGGCCGAGTGCCTGCTGCTGCACAGCGGAAGCGACTACGGCCTCTGGAAGTCCGTCCTCACCGCCGGGGGCGTCGAGCCCCCGCCGGCCGCCCTGCGCAAGCTCGGCGAGATGTACGCCTTCTGCCAGGACGCGGTCTGCCGGCACCGGGCGCTCGCCACCTACTTCGGCCAGCCCTACGAGGGCTCGAGCTGCGGCGCCTGCGACGTCTGTCTCGGCGAGACGGTGGCGGCCGACGACGCCGGCTCGGTGGCGCTCAAGATCCTCGCCGGCGTCGCCGAGCTCCGCGGCCGCTTCGGCGCCACCCACGTCGCCGACGTTCTGGCCGGCGCCGCCACCGGCCGCATCGGCCAGCTCGGCCACGATCGGCTCGAGGCCTACGGAACCCTGCGGGGCGAGAAGAAGAGCCAGGTGCGCGCGTGGATCGATCAGCTCATGGCCCAGGGTCACCTGGCGCGCTCGGACGACGAGTATCCGACGCTGCTCATCACCGAGAGCGGTCGCCGGGCGCTGGGCGGCGAGAGCCGTCCGGCTCCCCTGACCACCGCGGGCAAGGCTCCGGCGCCCGTCGGTCCCGCGCCGGCACGGGGCCCGACACGCGAGGGCCGTGTCGATCGTGCGGCCGAGGTGTCTGACGGCGAGCTGTTCGAGACGCTCCGTGCGCTGCGGCGTCAAGTCGCCGAGGAGCGCGGCGTGCCGCCCTACCTGATCTTCTCCGACGCCTCGTTGCGCGACATGGCGCGGCGTCGGCCAGCGACCCCCGAGCAGTTCCGGGACGTCAAGGGCGTGGGTGACTGGAAGCTCGCGACGTTCGGCGAGCGGTTCCTGGCGGCGCTGCGCGACGCTGGCGCGCGGGTCGTGTCCGTGCAGCCGACGCAGGACGCCGGAGGGAAGCTGTCCTAG
- a CDS encoding protease modulator HflC, giving the protein MAWRIAIVVLVTTVLGGATYVVPEWQQAIVTQFGQPIRTVREPGLYWKLPVVHTVTFFDRRVLAADTGGAEYLTLDKKRLLIDHISRWEIVDPLEFYRTVRDERGAMARLDDIITARLRQEVGKEIFKEIIREKRETIMETVTTEARTLSAPFGVHVLDVRVKRADLPPEVQASVFARMQAERQRIALRYRAEGEEKGREIRANADKQREIILAKAYQESQGLRGAGDAEATAVTGQAFGRDPVFYGFLRRLESYERVFSPETTIVLRPDSDLLRYLDSPRERR; this is encoded by the coding sequence ATGGCCTGGCGGATCGCTATCGTCGTGCTCGTGACCACCGTCCTCGGCGGGGCGACCTACGTGGTGCCCGAGTGGCAGCAGGCGATCGTGACGCAGTTCGGCCAGCCGATCCGCACCGTGCGGGAGCCGGGGCTGTACTGGAAGCTGCCCGTCGTGCACACGGTCACCTTCTTCGACCGACGCGTCCTGGCCGCCGACACGGGGGGCGCCGAGTATCTCACCCTCGACAAGAAGCGCCTGCTGATCGATCACATCTCGCGCTGGGAGATCGTGGACCCGCTGGAGTTCTACCGGACCGTTCGCGACGAGCGGGGTGCCATGGCGCGCCTGGACGACATCATCACGGCCCGGCTCCGGCAGGAAGTGGGCAAGGAGATCTTCAAGGAGATCATACGCGAGAAGCGCGAGACCATCATGGAGACGGTGACGACGGAAGCGCGCACCCTGTCGGCGCCCTTCGGCGTGCACGTGCTCGACGTCCGCGTGAAACGGGCCGACCTGCCGCCCGAGGTCCAGGCCAGCGTCTTCGCCCGCATGCAGGCCGAGCGCCAGCGGATCGCGCTGCGCTACCGCGCGGAGGGCGAGGAGAAGGGGCGGGAGATCCGCGCCAACGCCGACAAGCAGCGGGAGATCATCCTCGCCAAAGCGTATCAGGAGAGCCAGGGGCTGCGGGGCGCCGGGGACGCGGAGGCCACCGCCGTCACCGGGCAGGCCTTCGGGCGCGATCCCGTCTTCTACGGCTTTCTCCGGAGGCTGGAGTCGTACGAACGGGTCTTCTCGCCGGAGACGACGATCGTGCTCCGGCCCGACTCCGACCTGCTGCGCTACCTGGACTCTCCGCGAGAGAGACGGTAG